The genomic interval CCCTCACCCCCTCCACCACTccctccacccacctcttcatggcccaaacgagctgtcacacatccctcttacttggctgattatatctgccttactttaccaaagtcctccacggcttcacaagtttcaagatgttcctcaggtacggttcattgtctctcctcatTTTTATCTTATCATTGTTTCTCTAATCGACATTTGGATTTTCTTTCTATCATGTCCCAACATCCtaaacccacctcatattctcaggctgtgctgtacccacattggcgtgatgccatggcttttgaaatccaagccttagaaatCAATAATACATGGGTCCTTCAACACCTACCACTTGGCAAAAAAtcaattggctgtaaatgggtgttcaaaacaaaacttctggctgatggatccatagagcaaCACAAAGCTCGCCTGGTGGCCAAGGGCTgcactcaggtagaaggtttggactatcatgacacttttgctcctattgctaaactcgttattgttaggtgtgttcttgcagtggctaactcggaattggcatctccttcaattcaacgcttttctccatggtgacctcgatgaggaggtctATATGCTCCTTCCACCGGGTTATTGTAAAtagggggagactcgtgtttgtcatCTTCAAAAATCCCTTTATGATCTTAAGCAAActtctcgcaattggttctctaaattatcatATGTTTTACTTGCTGCAGATTTCACTTACTCTCAGACTGACCACTCTCTTTTCACCCGTTCTTGGGGTTAGTCgtttactctcatacttgtttatgttgatgacattctcatggcaggtAATGATCTCTtcgatattagcactttcaaagtcatgcttgctCAGAAATTCAAACTGAAAGACcttggcaaattgaaatatttccttggcctcaaagttgctcgctctcccactagcatatttcttaatcaacacAAATATGCTCTTAACATCCTCACTCATAGCAgtcatcttggtgctcgtcctgcccactttcacatggaacaaaatctcaagctcaagAATACTGATGGTGCTCTTCTCTCTGATCCAAGCTCGTTTCGCTgactcgttggacgtttgatatatatcaccatcactcgtcccgaCATTGTGTTTCCGGTCAACATtcttagtcaatttatgcactagCCTAGATGACCACATTATGATACTGttgtacgtgttcttcgataTATAAGTCGTCTCTAGGAcagggcttattttttcctactgccaacactcttcaagtctcagcctattctgatttggattgggctagttgtcctctcactcgccgctccaccactagttttttcattcagttgggcactagTCCGATTTCCTAgtgcactaagaaacaaactactatGTCTCGCTCCTCCGCCGAAGCTGAGTACCATGCATTTGTTtccactacatgtgaacttacatgactcaaaactcttttaaatgatcttggagTACCGCATTCCTAGCCTATGCTTTTATATTGTGACAATCAAGTGGCTTTTCACATTGTCCAGAATCCAGTTTTCCACGAatgtacaaaacatatagaaatcgattgtcacaTTGTTCTTGAGAAGTTACGGGCTGGTCTCTTCTTCgctaagcatattcctacccacaaTCAGTTTGTCGATATTTTCACCAAAACTTTGGGTTGTGAACATTTCCAAAtcttatcacgcaagttgggcattacgaaTCTTCATGTTCCAACTTGAAGGGAAGTAATAGAGAAATATACTTTCCATCTTAGACAAATATaaactttccattttttcaactatctcatatatatatacccttgtaatccttgtaattTGTGTGAATCAATAGAGAGAATTATTTTTCTCCAATTTTAACACATTCAAATCGTGCTTCTTATTGTTATAAATAAGGCACTTCACTAAATTGATGTAACTTATAAACAGCTTGGCTGTTGTAGAAGCAcgaatatcatatcatatatgaTATCATGCATATGTGTTGGCTCTCCTCTTATATCGATTTCTATGTCATTCCTCTTACAATTTGTATTACATTCAAAAGCAGATGTAACTTATAAACATTCTGGTTGTTGTACAAGTACAAATATCATATCTAATATGCCATGCATGTGTACGTTCTGGCTCTCCTCTCATATCCATCGGTTTCGTCCTACCGAACTGTGGGTAGATTAAAAGGAGGGGACCAAATCAAATTTGTTGTTGAAAGAGCTGGCTGCTTTGTAGCTCACTGAAGAGAAATGAAGGAAAATCACCCATGGAAAATCAATAAAGTGGAAAGAGACGTCGCCTAGACTAAGGATAGAAATGCAGAGAGGGTAcgtaaggaatatatatatatatatgcttgtgGTTTAGTGGTGCAAGGAAGGAAGGAAGCCTTTTTGGGCAGCCAGCAGCGTGACTGCCTCCGGATTCACTCTCCCCAACACGTATTCTCTTATGCCCACTTAATTTAATTATACTAAAAAACAATACAAATATCTTTTCCCTTTTGCCATTCAGTACTTCGTGAGCTACGAATAGACACCAGAGAGAGCAGGGAGGAAAACAGTAGTAGTGAATCTGATCAACATATAATAATTGTATGGCTCCTCCACTTCTCAGAGTCCGCGCAGCTGCCATCTTGTTCGTCACTGTTATTATTACATCAGGTAACTagcttctcttttctttctttcattttcataattttctttgCCGTGGTTGCTTAATTCTTTAAGCACGTACTGCTTTGTATTACGGTAGCATGTGTGCTAGGAATAATATAATGGGCTTCTACATCTTCTGATGATTTGTGTGTTTATTTATAAGATCGGTGACTTCAGAATTAAAGTGACGTGGGatcattttaaataatattatttttagtattatgtGGTAaaatcttaatatatatatatatatacccacaatGCATTTGTTCATTGTGGTAGAATCCAAACTGGTGAATAATTATCTTCCACTTCATCTGCTATGTTGCATAATTGgtgaaattattataaaaaataatgtgaaatattttaGAGTGTTGCGTTTGTCATTTACATTCTTTAAGTTGGATGGTAAAGATTCATATAATTGTGATAGACGTTGCCTGTCAGCTCCTTAAGGCAACCCTCCTCCTTTGGTGGGATTTAAAACttggttttgtttgtttttttaagCTGGATAATGTGAAGGAAATATTAATTATAATCAAATTAtccaaaatattgaaaaatgttTTATTCTAGTTGTCTCAAAAATTGGTTAATCTGAATTTTTTACCAATTTAAATTGACGACTTAAAGTGCGCGTGTAGTGTGTGTATATTCCAAATTATAACATTATTATAcctttttttactttaaaatatttttttgaaaaaaaaaattacgcaATAATATgtgttgcatatatatatatatatatatatatatatatatatatatatatgttcaactATTTAATTATTTCTTATATCTTCTGAATTGATTTATATTCTTCACCCCGGAAATCGACATGCAGCGGCAAAGTTGTCCGAATGCGCAAGAATTTTCACCATAGTGAACGGGTGCAAGGAGAAGGTGTGGCCGGGAATATTACCGGCGAACAACTCCAACGGTGAAGGCGGCGGTTTCTCTTTAAAACCGGGCCAATCCGCAGTGTACACTGCTCCGCCGGGGTGGAGCGGCCGCATCTGGGGACGAACCGGCTGCAATTTCGACAAGTCCGGCAACGGCACTTGCGAGACCGGCGGCTGCGGCAACTCCCTTAACTGCACCGGACCGGGCAAACCGCCTTCCTCGATTGCCGAGTTTACCCTCGGAGGCGGCGGCGGCAGTCAGCTCGACTACTACGACGTCAGCCTCGTCGACGGCCTAAACTTGCCGATCGTGGTTATGCCGAGGAACGGCACCGGCAACTGCAGCGCCGCCGGCTGCGACAAGGACCCGAGGCAGAATTGCCCGTCGGAGCTTGCCGCTAAATCCAGGGACGGGAAGATCGCGGCGTGCCGGAGCGCGTGTAACGTGTTTAACACCGACGAGTACTGCTGCAGAGGGATGTACGGAAATCCGTTGGCGTGTAAACCGTCGAACTATTCGAAGATATTCAAGGAGGCGTGCCCCGTCGCGTACAGCTACGCTTACGACGATCCCACCAGCATTCTCACCTGCTCCGCTCCCGATTATATCGTCACCTTTTGTGCTTCAAggtaattatttaattaattcaatactTAATTTGATTAACACTTGCGCACCATCTCCTTCAgttttgagaaaaatgaaaatatccataattttagaaaattaagaTGCTAATTTGATGATGTTTGAGTCTAGGAATCAAACAGTGTGCTCCTACCATGACAACCATCTTGTTTGCAATGGATCGAAGGCCTTAGCAACAGTCTCTCAGAGGTGGCGTGTCCTGCTCGCATCGCTATTCattattaattttcaaatcaagttTTATTAATTTTGAAGAAGGCGGATGAATTTTGTACTCCACAAGTGTGCCTCatgtctattttttctttctttctttcttaatttttgttttatttacttttttatttttaaaaatttttcctacATATTGCAACACCATATTTTCCCACCATAGCATAACTCTATATATAAAAGGAATTCATCTAGCTTGGCGTCGACTTCTCATTTCTAAAAAGATCTTTATGAAAGTATTAGTCGAACAAAAATAATCATAGATAAAAAAATGTATATCTTATGCCTAATCTATGAACACTTATATTTAACAATTAAATATCCGTAACTCCCAACTACCCATAACTATATCTTCTTTTTAACGTCTTATATAGATCGGACTATATTTTTGGTTATTCATCTTCATACTAAAGGAAAGgccattttagggtttagggatacaTTCTATAAGATTGACTTGCCTTTTGTCTCTTTCCCCCATCTCCGTTTGCATACTTGTGGATCCTCATGCCTATATTATTGGCAGGAGATACATTCATCAAAAGAAGAATTAAGTTGGCACTTGGCATGAGGGTTTCTTGGTGCTTTGTTAGGGCTTAGGCTTGTTATTGTTCTCCTCTTAGTTCTTAATAATTGATTGCTTAGGTTGGGCGTTAGCCACTTGCTCCCTTCTCTAGTTACACTGCAAGACTATTCAAACCCAACTTACTACTCAATCTTGTGATAGAGCTCTCTCAAGCTGCATCTGTTCCTAGAAGCCAAATTGTACCCCTTCTTCTAATATCCATAACATGTGAATAGATATTCAATCTTGTAGCCCTAGATTAAGATCATGTGCATAGGCCTAAGTCATTGAGGTCCAAGTCTTGCTAGGTTTTTGCAATATCAAATCAACAAAAGAAAATACTTGTGACAATTTTGgagcttttaaaataaatactatTCATACTATGGGCCACGAATCTTACAAAAAGaaaacggaaaaaaaaaaaaaaaaaacccatctcatgcattgccatggtGCCAAAGATTGCTCTCTTTAACATCCGCCACATACTTCACTAATTCATGCCCGGCGTCATAGCAAACATCACAACTTATGGACTGATATCAAAATTCTTTACTATAgtgttatattatattttgtacaaattcacaccaatataaatttaaaacctCTCCCAAAGATACCATCCTCCTGAATTTTCATTAACCACAGCCTCTCATCATTGAAATTTGAAAGCTAAGGGTTCGGATTAACTCTTCCTATTAGTAGACGTCCCACAATGCCCACAAGAGCATGCTGCCAAGTACAAGATCTCTTCAATGTTCACTGGGAGCAGTCGTGAGAGCAACTCCTGTAGTCAATTTTGCATCATCTGGCTCATTCTGCTACATGAAATTTTTAATACCAAAGTTACTTCTTGTCTACTCTGTTATTTGTTATCCATCGAGACAAGCTTCATCTGATGCCACAAATCACATAACTAGAAGCGAagaataataaagatactaacgGTGGATGGATCAAGCATGTTCCAAGTTCATTCTACACTTTGCTATGAAAtggatttaaaaaattattcataaatattcTAAAACCTGCTGACAACTATAGTCCCAGAAACCTTAAAATATTCAAAACGCATTTAGACACctcaaagaattaaaaaaaaaaaaaaaaaaaaaaattatgccctaataacaaaataaaatcatCTTTATTTGTCCCTTAAGCATTCTTTGATCAAAAGTTACGGACGTTTAAAATTTGAACGTTAACGCCTTTCCTTATAAAGAGGTTTCTTGCAAACCGGGTGCTTACTTTTCTACACTCTAAAACaaacataaaataattttattttgaattcacTTGAAACTACAAACAGctattaacaatttttttttttaagaaaaagacAGAAATAAAAGATGGGCAGACCTGAAAGTTTTTTGACAGGGTGATAGCCCAGCAATTTCATCAATGGATATTGCCACAGAGCAACCTGGAGAATTTGTTTATTACATGTGCTCGTTTAAGAAAGGGAAAATACAGGAGGaacgaaaaaaaaaatcaactagaaaATTTTCGAGCTTTTATTTCACGTAAGCTCACATGGTGCAGGATGAAGTCTTTTATATGCATGAATTACCAACTACAACATCTTCCATAATGTGGCTACACAATTATATATTATGAACTCTAGTCTATGTACAAGAAGCCAGAGTGATTGATCCCCATTGCTTTCCAGTACAACGCTGCCATTGAAAATGTGCGTGTCAAAGTTCATCTAGACTTACCGCTGCTCCCCAGTTCCTTCTGATTTGTTTCTTTCATTCCTGGTTCCCCCTCTCATACTTGCTGAGCCAGTCCCCGCACTTTTAAATGGTAACACAACAACAGGGGCAGCAGGCACAGTGTCCCAACGTTCCTTTATAAATCTCATGAACTTCCTAACCATTTCTCTTCGAAAATTGAGCTCCCTCGTGAATATATCAAATAGAAGAAATGCAAGAACATATTTGAAGGGGACAATGAGGAGAATGGTGGCTGAAACTAGAAGCACAAGTGCAACCTCGGTAGTAATCTGAAATTAAGCAGAGTTAATTACCAATTTGAGCCAataactgaaaaagaaaaaatttcgaAAGCACAAAAATATACATGCCAAATGAACCCGACCTTTgctatattaattaaaattagttTCATAGTCAAATCTAAAGAAAATTTGAGGGAAAAAATATTAGTATATTCAAAAACAGAAATACTGAAATAACTCAATAAACCAACTCAGGCTGTATTTAATGTTCAAATTTTGTTGCAAGGTGAATGCATGAGCATGCCTAAACTGCACACCTATTTGGAGCTAAAATGACGGTAAAACTAAAACTTTTGTAACGATGGTCTATGCTTGAAAGAAAAGAAGCTTAATgcaaattctttttccttttccctttcttcttgcATCCACCGGCCCCTAAAATTTGTGCAACTATAGTCAGTTAAATATAAAACATGAGAAGGATGAATCTCATGAAAAATAGACATCATTCCCGAAAATCAACGAttcaaaaattgagaaaataaaatttataggTCAGGTATGGAAAGATAACACAACAGTAATACTACCCAAAATCAAGACAAAACTTAGGTTCAATGCCATAATTGTAATAGATATGGCCAATACAAATTGGAGTGTTGGCACAATGAAAATAATTGCACAAAGCATCACACAGGGGTTGCAGAAAGTAATGATGAAATATTGGAGACTTCATTGTTGACATGCTATGAAGTAGAGGGAGAACGTCAGAACTGACACAACAGCGTGCTCTATGAGTTCAAGTGAATTTGGGCTGTTTGAAGGTGACCTAATGAAGCATACAAATTCAGTTCTGGAAGTTCTGGACCAGCAGGTTGTGGCCAATTTTGAGCCCATTTTCCTAAAGGTTTCTAGAGCTTAAAAATATTCATGTCAGCTATGGAGTTAAAGTTGAAAAATCGCTCTTTTCAGTGGATTAAATTAGACATTAATTGGAGTTATCTAGTAGAAGTTATGTTTGTTTGAATTTTAGTGTGCAGTCTATCAGTTTAAGCTTTTTAAGTGTCTGTATTCCCTATGTAAGAAAGCCTGTTAACTCTTCTTTTGAGACTTTATTTTGTCAAAATCATTTATattttgcttaaaaaaaaaaaaagtgaagtaGCATTTTTCTAACCATGGAAGGTTGTTCCAAGACTATAAAAGCATTTGAGGACATGTATTAGTGGATGGAAGtgagatgttgaatgaaaattaGAGACTTTGGCCTTGCCTTCTTTCTCTTCAGTTCTTTAACTCCTTTGTGAGTCGTGAAATTTTTCTTTTGATCTCTGTACCTCTAAGGTGgtaaattatctttatttttagagTGGTAAATTTTCTTGCTTCTATATCTCTTGGCATCCGCTTCAAAGGAAACTTGTCTAAAAATACCTAGAGGTGGTAGAGGTCAAGTTATTGATATGAGATGGAGCCAGAAAAAGAGGGGTTCTACTCATAATCCGGAAATGATTCGTGTATATATCTCAAAAAAATGTTAAATCCACCTGCTGTGTGTGTGCATGCGCATGCGGTGATATGCTAGTTCCTCATTTCTAGCAACTCGGTATCAAAAACTGCTGGATTTTTTATATCGGCTGCAACATTCACATGTGTGgcaagaaatatatatttttgagttaGATAAGTTGCTCAAATGTAAGATTTAGGAATAATGCCACCCAATTTTGAGTAAGGGAAGGATATTCATAAGTTGAAGGATGAATCCAGAAAAACTGTTTCAGATGTATTTTTTGTCCTGGACTTTATTATAATTTGTTGAGTATTGCACACTTGTTAGAATGGGGTTATGACATGCACATCTACAACATTTGTGCTATTAGTGATGGCCTGGGAGGACTAATAGCAAAGGTGACTATGATTTGAAATTGTCCGTGTCcatataatattaattttggaAATTTACTTTGCTTTAGTTCAATTACTTCTGATAATAACCAGTTGTCGTGTGTGCGCTTTACACACTTGAATTTCAGTAGCTTGAAAATTtttactagaaaaaaaaaaattagttttgggTTATTGCTTATTGATCCGGGAAAAGTTTGTCAGTCTTGTGTTTTAGGAAAGAAGCAATGAGGTCCTTTTTTGAACTGCAATTcttggagaagcaagaaacaaTTAATGTTGGTTCATTTAGAAATGTGTTCTATGGAGGTTTTTTTGGATAGCGGTTAAATTTTGTTGATGGTTGCAATCGGAAGGCAtatgtttattttttgaaaattaaatttgaagCATGTgatgcatttaaaaaatttaaattttatctgAGAAACTaagtgatgattttttttttttttaatttaaaatggtATTAAACACCAATTGACAGCTAgacacactccacaacaaaatggcatggCGAGGAAGAATAAGACAACAATGAATATGGTTAGATCTATGATGCACCCAAAAATTTTGCCTGAAGGTTTTTTCACAAGGGCCATTGCTTGTGCTTATTATGTTTTCAAAAGCTGTCCTTCTAGAAGCAATCATGGAAAGACACTGCATAAAGCTTGGATTGGATGGGAGCTGTCTTAAGGTGTTTAGATGCATTGCTTATGCTTATGTGTGCAGTGCAATTCAGAAGATGTTGGATGATAAggccaaaaaatatatatattttcattggCAACAGTCATGAAGCAAAAGGATACAAGCTATTCAACTTGGCTAATGGGAAGGTGATAGTTTAGATGACACCTTTGATGAGCAAGCTACTTGGAATTGGTCTACATCAAAATCACccttgttaaagcttgatatacattgttggcccacaacctaagagcttaagcttttaggtaaagtggtaatctaacatggtaccggagctggttactaggaggtcttgggttctaatcTTGTTTCCCGTGTTTATTGTGAGGTTCTTAATTTCCTCTAATTGGTGTTATCTATTGTGTTTAggctgcatgtgcaggggagtgttaaagcttgatatatattgttggctcaaaacctaagagcttaagctttttagtcaagtggtaatctaacaaccCTTAAAGATTCCAGAAATTTTTATGGAAATTTGACAAGTGCATAGAGTATTCAATTGGTGACCCATCATCTTCTATAGTTTTGCCTATTCTTGCAGTCATCTAGTTGTCTGAATGTCTATGCCACTTGCCAATCAAATTGCATGATTATGTTATTGATAATGATAATGAATTAATTGATAAAGAtgttatgattttttatttatttgtagaTTGTGATTCATTATCTTATGAAGAAGCAATCGATGATGATTGATGGATTCAAGCTATGGATGAACAAATTCATgcaattgagaaaaataatacactCTTCCTCATAGAAGAAACTCATTGGTGTTAAATGGGAGGTAGACCATTTCAATGCACGTTTGACAGAAAAAGGGTACAAATGAAAGGCaggtattgattattttgaggtGTTCACACCTGTTTCCTGGCTTGAAAAGGCCTTATACGGATTGAAGCAAGCCCTGAGAGTGTAACAGACACGAATTGATTCTTATTTCCTAGATCATGACATGTCCTGAAGAgcattttttataatataaatctGATTTACATAGTGATTCTTTGCTTGTACTTTTACTAGCAATAATCAGTTGCAGATTTTAGGGAGGCCATGGTTCACCATTTTGAGATCACAGATACTGGCTTgctttcttattttcttggtACTAAAGTTATTATTTTCTAGAAAAAATCTATGCTTTATGCTTTGAAAAGATTCAATAGGAATCTTGCAAAGTAATTTTGACTTAGGTTGAAGACAAAAATAAAACTAGTGAAGAATTGTCTTAGAAATTTCGTCAATTCTACTAATTTCTAAAGCTTATTGGGTAGTTTGCAATACTTAAATTCCACTAGACCTGATATCATATATGGAGTTGACCTTATTAGTAGATTCATGGAGTTCCTGCGTTGGTCATATTTGTAGGCAGCTGTATCTTGAGATATGTTAAAGGTACACAATCTCATGGAATTTTTTGCTCATGTTCTAACAAAGTGGAGTTGTTGTTTGCTATTAATGGttttttggtcatttagcattattagtatgtgttaGTATTATGTTAGTCAATGTTACTAAGGGTATTTTGGTCATTGGAATGTACtcgacatatattataaatagagggagagaccaaTCATTGTGATTGGGCTTCCATTTTACTCAATAATTTTACTTAATATCATATCAAAATCCGACCTAAATCCTAATTGCATGACTGTCGCtgaaccctaaacatcataataCCACACAAACCTGTTGCTCTAGTAGGATCATCAGCATCACCAAAGTCCAGGAGCAGGTTCAGGAGTTGCTGGAAAAAGCTGCAAGCCACAGAACCTGCCAATCTGCTAGCCTGCAAATTTCACAAGCAGGAGGAGCATCCACATGCCACCACGTGCTGGATGAAATCAGGCACCGCTGACCTCATGCACTAGCATGTTAGATGGTTATGAGCAGTCTTTTTGCTCCAATTTCCTCCCAAATGTCATGAATCCTCCCCTACATCATAATAcctagtattttttatttttttgtccaAATTTATCACCTTTTTAGTTGCTATTTCTGTGAATGATTGTTTGCTAATGTGCAAAGCTGTTGGTCAATGTTTATTGAGTTCATTAAGGCCTGAAACAGTGGTATTGCTGCATTTGTTATTCGTTTTTATCTTGTTCATTGTGTGCTTGTGGTTTGCTCTGGTTGTCAAACGTTGTGTATTTGGATGGAGTTCATGAGTTCCAGGAGGTTGTTGTTCGCTGTGTATTTCTAATTTTCTACTGTATTGAGgctgaaggggagcttaggcgcaacggtAACATTGTTGccatgtgacctggaggtcacaggttcgaggcgtgaaaacagcctcttgcaaaa from Malania oleifera isolate guangnan ecotype guangnan chromosome 9, ASM2987363v1, whole genome shotgun sequence carries:
- the LOC131163781 gene encoding pathogenesis-related thaumatin-like protein 3.5, encoding MAPPLLRVRAAAILFVTVIITSAAKLSECARIFTIVNGCKEKVWPGILPANNSNGEGGGFSLKPGQSAVYTAPPGWSGRIWGRTGCNFDKSGNGTCETGGCGNSLNCTGPGKPPSSIAEFTLGGGGGSQLDYYDVSLVDGLNLPIVVMPRNGTGNCSAAGCDKDPRQNCPSELAAKSRDGKIAACRSACNVFNTDEYCCRGMYGNPLACKPSNYSKIFKEACPVAYSYAYDDPTSILTCSAPDYIVTFCASRNQTVCSYHDNHLVCNGSKALATVSQRWRVLLASLFIINFQIKFY